CGCCCCCACTCGCGGGCGCGCTGGCCGCTCCGGGCGTCGGTCGCATCGGAGTCGAGAGCCGCCCCCGGAGGCGAGCTGCGGCCGAGCCACGTCGACACCGGCTCACCGCGCTCGCCGGCCCGCGCCGCGGCCTCGACGTGGGCGACCGAGCGCGGGTAGGCCCGCGCGAGCCGCGGGAGCAGCCGTCCCGCCTCTCCGCTCGTCGCCCCGTACATCGCGCCGAGCATGGCGACCTTGGCCCGCGGGCGGTCGGGGACCACTCCCGCGTCGACGATGCCCTGGTAGAGGTCGCGGCCCCGGCCGGCGGCCGCCATCGCGGAGTCGCCCGACACCGCCGCGAGGATCCGAGGCTCGAGCTGCGCGGCGTCGGCGACGACGAGCTTCCAGCCGGGATCGGCGACCACGGCGGCCCGGATCTGGCGGGGCAGCTGCAGCGCGCCTCCGCCCGATGTCGCCCACCGGCCGGTGACCACGCCGCCCACCACGTACTCGGGCCGGAAGCGCCCGCCGCGGACCCACGCGTCGAGCCAGGCCCAGCCGTTGGCGGTCAGCAGCCGCGAGAGCTTCTTGTACTCCAGCAGCGGCTCGATCACCGGATGCTCCAGCGACTGCAGCTCCCACGAGCGGGTGGACTCGACGGCGAGCCCACCGCGTCGGAGCGCTCGGATCAGGTCGGCCGGAGAGTCGGGGTTCAGCTCGGGAGCAGCGAGTGCGGAGCGGACGCGGTTCACCAGCGCCTCGAGGCGCTCGGGCCGTCCGCCGAAGTGCGGTCTCGGGCCGAGCGCCTCGGTGAGCACCCGGTCGTGGACGTCCGCCCGCCACGGCAGGCCGGCGGCGGCGATCTCTCGGGCGATGAGGGCGCCGACCGACTCGGCCGCGAGCAGGAGGCGGAGCCGCCCCGATCCGGCGGCACCCGCGAGAGCCGCCTCCTGGCGGGCGAGCTCCTCGAGCGGATCCCGCTCCCCCTCCTCGCCCGACGCCTCCTCGAAGCCGAGGAGCGTGTCTCCCGACGCGGGCACGGCGGCGCCCGCATCCCAGGCGTCACCGGGCGCCCGCGCGAGCGTCGAGCCGGCCGTCGCCACCGAGCGGCGGAGGATCGCCCTGGCCAGACGCAGATCGTGGCAGCGCGCGACCCGCACGCCC
The genomic region above belongs to Rathayibacter sp. VKM Ac-2759 and contains:
- a CDS encoding bifunctional 3'-5' exonuclease/DNA polymerase: MLLALAGGPTGEWQVLSVDTGETVAAGRGARELAELVRVRERERPRWVWDDTARWYPALLDAGVRVARCHDLRLARAILRRSVATAGSTLARAPGDAWDAGAAVPASGDTLLGFEEASGEEGERDPLEELARQEAALAGAAGSGRLRLLLAAESVGALIAREIAAAGLPWRADVHDRVLTEALGPRPHFGGRPERLEALVNRVRSALAAPELNPDSPADLIRALRRGGLAVESTRSWELQSLEHPVIEPLLEYKKLSRLLTANGWAWLDAWVRGGRFRPEYVVGGVVTGRWATSGGGALQLPRQIRAAVVADPGWKLVVADAAQLEPRILAAVSGDSAMAAAGRGRDLYQGIVDAGVVPDRPRAKVAMLGAMYGATSGEAGRLLPRLARAYPRSVAHVEAAARAGERGEPVSTWLGRSSPPGAALDSDATDARSGQRAREWGRFTRNFVVQGTAAEWALCWMGELRARIREGDAHLVYFLHDEVIVHAPEEEADRVATIVRESAARAGRALFGDSEVDFPVTVAVVDSYDQAK